In Myxocyprinus asiaticus isolate MX2 ecotype Aquarium Trade chromosome 3, UBuf_Myxa_2, whole genome shotgun sequence, the following proteins share a genomic window:
- the ciz1b gene encoding cdkn1a interacting zinc finger protein 1b isoform X1 has translation MANTHRHTHSSTGNLEFPVHLNSMFLDCGGNWSTRRKPTRTLGEHSNSTQKRPPAPCPPPLLPTIRPCQKSHRSPKHLIQPVPEVRFTHTKQVPTVFLERGVGQSILGPPPIGTSARHLTMNFVPGRYPYPCGSHISRESSVQSLDRKRENMLNIAGKSDVKMRKSNTDLDTGKGEVTNGQIHSSVLEQGEPALTNQRGQRPNELGEESANGNQLQQPPKANSAEISDHEEEESGTAQFEDESMYQNRAAEVQGVGTSLKVTIQRSSESRAFSTKPDEMTAGAGHDGEREKSKHTVKFTCYICKVTCPDQQGFQAHMISLDHQQRMIEIQNASNACLATLSPQAQEPLQGTNRGRRMGHQRWCPTCQCHFSGDLIEHRQTKKHKLAKVSSRPFCTLCERYFRTPRKFVEHMKSPEHKQRVEELKDEGDPEVMEELITVDAIGCFEGEDDYEEDRNEDDVPVFEKHPAHREILEEVTDYKVYDPNTQYGTSFVVPVAGFLCKICHKFYHFESSARETHCRSLMHFQNLQKYNTLKTQKKPPHEESESDASCSSIMGNPRDLEVIANCSNETEISVSSQSDLNKSHSRPSRKRSNSRKLKPFKRHPKSKTLCSKTAAASQNPTVIMQHLICTPDFGSMSSKESLHRKSKRPDSGVQLQCSEFESSEKLKSPCDTNCCLEKQENGSTTPTHSLCYASQLNSEKNVTQPMKFPQTISKDQTKKYP, from the exons AtggctaacacacacagacatacacattcatctACGGGCAATTTAGAGTTTCCAGTTCACTTAAAcagcatgtttttggactgtgggggaaactggagcacccGGAGAAAACCCACGCGAACACTGGGAGAACattcaaactccacacagaaacg ACCGCCAGCACCAtgtcctcctcctcttctcccTACAATAAGACCATGCCAAAAGAGCCACCGATCCCCAAAACATCTCATACAACCAGTGCCAG AAGTACGATTCACTCATACTAAGCAAGTCCCAACAGTGTTTCTAGAGAGAGGGGTCGGCCAATCTATTCTTGGACCGCCTCCCATAGGCACTTCTGCAAGACATCTCACTATGAACTTTGTGCCTGGTCGTTATCCTTATCCATGTGGATCACACATCAGTAGG gagAGTTCTGTGCAGAGCCTAGACCGAAAGAGGGAGAATATGTTAAACATAGCAGGGAAAAGTGATGTAAAGATGAGAAAATCAAACACCGATTTAGACACGGGAAAGGGGG AAGTTACCAATGGACAAATTCATTCTTCAGTGCTAGAACAAGGAGAACCAGCTTTGACAAATCAGAGAGGTCAGAG ACCAAATGAACTGGGGGAGGAGTCTGCAAATGGAAATCAATTACAGCAGCCACCAAAAGCAAACTCAGCAGAGATATCAGACCATGAAG AGGAAGAAAGTGGCACTGCACAGTTTGAAGATGAGAGCATGTATCAGAACAGAGCAGCAGAG GTTCAGGGTGTTGGTACCTCTCTTAAAGTGACCATCCAGCGCAGTAGTGAGAGTCGAGCCTTCAGCACTAAACCTGATGAGATGACAGCAGGTGCAGGCCATGATggcgagagagagaaaagcaagCACACTGTCAAATTCACCTGCTACATTTGCAAAGTCACCTGTCCTGACCAGCAA GGCTTCCAGGCACACATGATCAGTTTGGATCATCAGCAGCGTATGATAGAAATTCAGAATGCAAGTAATGCCTGCTTGGCCACACTGTCACCCCAAGCCCAGGAGCCTCTGCAAGGCACAAACAG AGGCAGGAGGATGGGTCATCAGCGCTGGTGTCCTACCTGCCAGTGTCATTTTTCCGGAGACCTTATAGAGCACAGACAAACAAAGAAACACAAG CTGGCAAAAGTCTCCTCTAGACCTTTCTGCACTCTGTGTGAACGCTACTTTAGAACTCCTCGCAAGTTTGTGGAGCATATGAAGTCTCCTGAACACAAGCAGAGGGTTGAGGAG CTAAAAGACGAGGGTGACCCAGAGGTTATGGAGGAGCTCATAACAGTAGATGCTATCGGCTGCTTTGAAGGGGAGGATGATTATGAAGAGGACAGAAATGAAGATGATGTTCCAGTGTTTGAGAAG CATCCTGCTCATAGGGAGATTCTTGAAGAGGTGACTGATTATAAGGTGTATGATCCAAACACACAGTATG GTACTAGTTTTGTGGTCCCTGTCGCTGGATTCCTCTGTAAGATATGTCATAAATTCTACCACTTTGAGTCGTCTGCACGGGAAACTCACTGCAGGTCTCTTATGCATTTCCAGAACTTACAG aaGTACAACACCCTGAAGACGCAAAAGAAGCCACCTCATGAGGAGTCTGAGAGTGATGCCTCATGTAGCAGCATCATGGGGAATCCTCGAGACCTGGAGGTCATTGCTAACTGCTCCAATGAGACTGAGATTTCtgtcagcagccaatcagatcTCAACAAATCACATAGCCGCCCCTCGAGAAAACGCTCAAACTCAAGAAAGCTTAAGCCATTTAAAAGGCATCCCAAATCCAAGACTCTATGCTCAAAAACTGCTGCAGCTTCACAGAACCCAACTGTCATCATGCAACACTTAATATGTACTCCAGACTTTGGCTCAATGTCTAGCAAAGAGTCACTCCATCGTAAAAGTAAGAGGCCTGATTCTGGTGTTCAGCTACAGTGCTCAGAATTTGAATCCAGTGAAAAATTAAAAAGCCCCTGTGACACAAACTGTTGTTTAGAAAAGCAAGAAAATGGGAGCACAACACCCACACACAGTTTGTGTTATGCATCACAGCTGAACTCAGAGAAAAATGTTACACAACCAATGAAATTTCCACAAACAATCAGCAAAGACCAAACAAAAAAATACCCCtaa
- the ciz1b gene encoding cdkn1a interacting zinc finger protein 1b isoform X2 gives MANTHRHTHSSTGNLEFPVHLNSMFLDCGGNWSTRRKPTRTLGEHSNSTQKRPPAPCPPPLLPTIRPCQKSHRSPKHLIQPVPEVRFTHTKQVPTVFLERGVGQSILGPPPIGTSARHLTMNFVPGRYPYPCGSHISRESSVQSLDRKRENMLNIAGKSDVKMRKSNTDLDTGKGEVTNGQIHSSVLEQGEPALTNQRGRPNELGEESANGNQLQQPPKANSAEISDHEEEESGTAQFEDESMYQNRAAEVQGVGTSLKVTIQRSSESRAFSTKPDEMTAGAGHDGEREKSKHTVKFTCYICKVTCPDQQGFQAHMISLDHQQRMIEIQNASNACLATLSPQAQEPLQGTNRGRRMGHQRWCPTCQCHFSGDLIEHRQTKKHKLAKVSSRPFCTLCERYFRTPRKFVEHMKSPEHKQRVEELKDEGDPEVMEELITVDAIGCFEGEDDYEEDRNEDDVPVFEKHPAHREILEEVTDYKVYDPNTQYGTSFVVPVAGFLCKICHKFYHFESSARETHCRSLMHFQNLQKYNTLKTQKKPPHEESESDASCSSIMGNPRDLEVIANCSNETEISVSSQSDLNKSHSRPSRKRSNSRKLKPFKRHPKSKTLCSKTAAASQNPTVIMQHLICTPDFGSMSSKESLHRKSKRPDSGVQLQCSEFESSEKLKSPCDTNCCLEKQENGSTTPTHSLCYASQLNSEKNVTQPMKFPQTISKDQTKKYP, from the exons AtggctaacacacacagacatacacattcatctACGGGCAATTTAGAGTTTCCAGTTCACTTAAAcagcatgtttttggactgtgggggaaactggagcacccGGAGAAAACCCACGCGAACACTGGGAGAACattcaaactccacacagaaacg ACCGCCAGCACCAtgtcctcctcctcttctcccTACAATAAGACCATGCCAAAAGAGCCACCGATCCCCAAAACATCTCATACAACCAGTGCCAG AAGTACGATTCACTCATACTAAGCAAGTCCCAACAGTGTTTCTAGAGAGAGGGGTCGGCCAATCTATTCTTGGACCGCCTCCCATAGGCACTTCTGCAAGACATCTCACTATGAACTTTGTGCCTGGTCGTTATCCTTATCCATGTGGATCACACATCAGTAGG gagAGTTCTGTGCAGAGCCTAGACCGAAAGAGGGAGAATATGTTAAACATAGCAGGGAAAAGTGATGTAAAGATGAGAAAATCAAACACCGATTTAGACACGGGAAAGGGGG AAGTTACCAATGGACAAATTCATTCTTCAGTGCTAGAACAAGGAGAACCAGCTTTGACAAATCAGAGAG GTAGACCAAATGAACTGGGGGAGGAGTCTGCAAATGGAAATCAATTACAGCAGCCACCAAAAGCAAACTCAGCAGAGATATCAGACCATGAAG AGGAAGAAAGTGGCACTGCACAGTTTGAAGATGAGAGCATGTATCAGAACAGAGCAGCAGAG GTTCAGGGTGTTGGTACCTCTCTTAAAGTGACCATCCAGCGCAGTAGTGAGAGTCGAGCCTTCAGCACTAAACCTGATGAGATGACAGCAGGTGCAGGCCATGATggcgagagagagaaaagcaagCACACTGTCAAATTCACCTGCTACATTTGCAAAGTCACCTGTCCTGACCAGCAA GGCTTCCAGGCACACATGATCAGTTTGGATCATCAGCAGCGTATGATAGAAATTCAGAATGCAAGTAATGCCTGCTTGGCCACACTGTCACCCCAAGCCCAGGAGCCTCTGCAAGGCACAAACAG AGGCAGGAGGATGGGTCATCAGCGCTGGTGTCCTACCTGCCAGTGTCATTTTTCCGGAGACCTTATAGAGCACAGACAAACAAAGAAACACAAG CTGGCAAAAGTCTCCTCTAGACCTTTCTGCACTCTGTGTGAACGCTACTTTAGAACTCCTCGCAAGTTTGTGGAGCATATGAAGTCTCCTGAACACAAGCAGAGGGTTGAGGAG CTAAAAGACGAGGGTGACCCAGAGGTTATGGAGGAGCTCATAACAGTAGATGCTATCGGCTGCTTTGAAGGGGAGGATGATTATGAAGAGGACAGAAATGAAGATGATGTTCCAGTGTTTGAGAAG CATCCTGCTCATAGGGAGATTCTTGAAGAGGTGACTGATTATAAGGTGTATGATCCAAACACACAGTATG GTACTAGTTTTGTGGTCCCTGTCGCTGGATTCCTCTGTAAGATATGTCATAAATTCTACCACTTTGAGTCGTCTGCACGGGAAACTCACTGCAGGTCTCTTATGCATTTCCAGAACTTACAG aaGTACAACACCCTGAAGACGCAAAAGAAGCCACCTCATGAGGAGTCTGAGAGTGATGCCTCATGTAGCAGCATCATGGGGAATCCTCGAGACCTGGAGGTCATTGCTAACTGCTCCAATGAGACTGAGATTTCtgtcagcagccaatcagatcTCAACAAATCACATAGCCGCCCCTCGAGAAAACGCTCAAACTCAAGAAAGCTTAAGCCATTTAAAAGGCATCCCAAATCCAAGACTCTATGCTCAAAAACTGCTGCAGCTTCACAGAACCCAACTGTCATCATGCAACACTTAATATGTACTCCAGACTTTGGCTCAATGTCTAGCAAAGAGTCACTCCATCGTAAAAGTAAGAGGCCTGATTCTGGTGTTCAGCTACAGTGCTCAGAATTTGAATCCAGTGAAAAATTAAAAAGCCCCTGTGACACAAACTGTTGTTTAGAAAAGCAAGAAAATGGGAGCACAACACCCACACACAGTTTGTGTTATGCATCACAGCTGAACTCAGAGAAAAATGTTACACAACCAATGAAATTTCCACAAACAATCAGCAAAGACCAAACAAAAAAATACCCCtaa
- the ciz1b gene encoding cdkn1a interacting zinc finger protein 1b isoform X3, giving the protein MQKMPGTAPLEPGGPIAPEASLVSSTDCDPHQSPQQRLELHVFSGRQPPAPCPPPLLPTIRPCQKSHRSPKHLIQPVPEVRFTHTKQVPTVFLERGVGQSILGPPPIGTSARHLTMNFVPGRYPYPCGSHISRESSVQSLDRKRENMLNIAGKSDVKMRKSNTDLDTGKGEVTNGQIHSSVLEQGEPALTNQRGQRPNELGEESANGNQLQQPPKANSAEISDHEEEESGTAQFEDESMYQNRAAEVQGVGTSLKVTIQRSSESRAFSTKPDEMTAGAGHDGEREKSKHTVKFTCYICKVTCPDQQGFQAHMISLDHQQRMIEIQNASNACLATLSPQAQEPLQGTNRGRRMGHQRWCPTCQCHFSGDLIEHRQTKKHKLAKVSSRPFCTLCERYFRTPRKFVEHMKSPEHKQRVEELKDEGDPEVMEELITVDAIGCFEGEDDYEEDRNEDDVPVFEKHPAHREILEEVTDYKVYDPNTQYGTSFVVPVAGFLCKICHKFYHFESSARETHCRSLMHFQNLQKYNTLKTQKKPPHEESESDASCSSIMGNPRDLEVIANCSNETEISVSSQSDLNKSHSRPSRKRSNSRKLKPFKRHPKSKTLCSKTAAASQNPTVIMQHLICTPDFGSMSSKESLHRKSKRPDSGVQLQCSEFESSEKLKSPCDTNCCLEKQENGSTTPTHSLCYASQLNSEKNVTQPMKFPQTISKDQTKKYP; this is encoded by the exons ATGCAGAAGATGCCTGGAACAGCCCCATTGGAGCCTGGTGGACCAATAGCACCAGAAGCTTCACTCGTGTCTTCAACTGATTGTGATCCTCATCAGTCTCCTCAGCAGAGGCTTGAACTACATGTGTTTTCTGGAAGGCA ACCGCCAGCACCAtgtcctcctcctcttctcccTACAATAAGACCATGCCAAAAGAGCCACCGATCCCCAAAACATCTCATACAACCAGTGCCAG AAGTACGATTCACTCATACTAAGCAAGTCCCAACAGTGTTTCTAGAGAGAGGGGTCGGCCAATCTATTCTTGGACCGCCTCCCATAGGCACTTCTGCAAGACATCTCACTATGAACTTTGTGCCTGGTCGTTATCCTTATCCATGTGGATCACACATCAGTAGG gagAGTTCTGTGCAGAGCCTAGACCGAAAGAGGGAGAATATGTTAAACATAGCAGGGAAAAGTGATGTAAAGATGAGAAAATCAAACACCGATTTAGACACGGGAAAGGGGG AAGTTACCAATGGACAAATTCATTCTTCAGTGCTAGAACAAGGAGAACCAGCTTTGACAAATCAGAGAGGTCAGAG ACCAAATGAACTGGGGGAGGAGTCTGCAAATGGAAATCAATTACAGCAGCCACCAAAAGCAAACTCAGCAGAGATATCAGACCATGAAG AGGAAGAAAGTGGCACTGCACAGTTTGAAGATGAGAGCATGTATCAGAACAGAGCAGCAGAG GTTCAGGGTGTTGGTACCTCTCTTAAAGTGACCATCCAGCGCAGTAGTGAGAGTCGAGCCTTCAGCACTAAACCTGATGAGATGACAGCAGGTGCAGGCCATGATggcgagagagagaaaagcaagCACACTGTCAAATTCACCTGCTACATTTGCAAAGTCACCTGTCCTGACCAGCAA GGCTTCCAGGCACACATGATCAGTTTGGATCATCAGCAGCGTATGATAGAAATTCAGAATGCAAGTAATGCCTGCTTGGCCACACTGTCACCCCAAGCCCAGGAGCCTCTGCAAGGCACAAACAG AGGCAGGAGGATGGGTCATCAGCGCTGGTGTCCTACCTGCCAGTGTCATTTTTCCGGAGACCTTATAGAGCACAGACAAACAAAGAAACACAAG CTGGCAAAAGTCTCCTCTAGACCTTTCTGCACTCTGTGTGAACGCTACTTTAGAACTCCTCGCAAGTTTGTGGAGCATATGAAGTCTCCTGAACACAAGCAGAGGGTTGAGGAG CTAAAAGACGAGGGTGACCCAGAGGTTATGGAGGAGCTCATAACAGTAGATGCTATCGGCTGCTTTGAAGGGGAGGATGATTATGAAGAGGACAGAAATGAAGATGATGTTCCAGTGTTTGAGAAG CATCCTGCTCATAGGGAGATTCTTGAAGAGGTGACTGATTATAAGGTGTATGATCCAAACACACAGTATG GTACTAGTTTTGTGGTCCCTGTCGCTGGATTCCTCTGTAAGATATGTCATAAATTCTACCACTTTGAGTCGTCTGCACGGGAAACTCACTGCAGGTCTCTTATGCATTTCCAGAACTTACAG aaGTACAACACCCTGAAGACGCAAAAGAAGCCACCTCATGAGGAGTCTGAGAGTGATGCCTCATGTAGCAGCATCATGGGGAATCCTCGAGACCTGGAGGTCATTGCTAACTGCTCCAATGAGACTGAGATTTCtgtcagcagccaatcagatcTCAACAAATCACATAGCCGCCCCTCGAGAAAACGCTCAAACTCAAGAAAGCTTAAGCCATTTAAAAGGCATCCCAAATCCAAGACTCTATGCTCAAAAACTGCTGCAGCTTCACAGAACCCAACTGTCATCATGCAACACTTAATATGTACTCCAGACTTTGGCTCAATGTCTAGCAAAGAGTCACTCCATCGTAAAAGTAAGAGGCCTGATTCTGGTGTTCAGCTACAGTGCTCAGAATTTGAATCCAGTGAAAAATTAAAAAGCCCCTGTGACACAAACTGTTGTTTAGAAAAGCAAGAAAATGGGAGCACAACACCCACACACAGTTTGTGTTATGCATCACAGCTGAACTCAGAGAAAAATGTTACACAACCAATGAAATTTCCACAAACAATCAGCAAAGACCAAACAAAAAAATACCCCtaa
- the ciz1b gene encoding cdkn1a interacting zinc finger protein 1b isoform X4, with translation MNFVPGRYPYPCGSHISRESSVQSLDRKRENMLNIAGKSDVKMRKSNTDLDTGKGEVTNGQIHSSVLEQGEPALTNQRGQRPNELGEESANGNQLQQPPKANSAEISDHEEEESGTAQFEDESMYQNRAAEVQGVGTSLKVTIQRSSESRAFSTKPDEMTAGAGHDGEREKSKHTVKFTCYICKVTCPDQQGFQAHMISLDHQQRMIEIQNASNACLATLSPQAQEPLQGTNRGRRMGHQRWCPTCQCHFSGDLIEHRQTKKHKLAKVSSRPFCTLCERYFRTPRKFVEHMKSPEHKQRVEELKDEGDPEVMEELITVDAIGCFEGEDDYEEDRNEDDVPVFEKHPAHREILEEVTDYKVYDPNTQYGTSFVVPVAGFLCKICHKFYHFESSARETHCRSLMHFQNLQKYNTLKTQKKPPHEESESDASCSSIMGNPRDLEVIANCSNETEISVSSQSDLNKSHSRPSRKRSNSRKLKPFKRHPKSKTLCSKTAAASQNPTVIMQHLICTPDFGSMSSKESLHRKSKRPDSGVQLQCSEFESSEKLKSPCDTNCCLEKQENGSTTPTHSLCYASQLNSEKNVTQPMKFPQTISKDQTKKYP, from the exons ATGAACTTTGTGCCTGGTCGTTATCCTTATCCATGTGGATCACACATCAGTAGG gagAGTTCTGTGCAGAGCCTAGACCGAAAGAGGGAGAATATGTTAAACATAGCAGGGAAAAGTGATGTAAAGATGAGAAAATCAAACACCGATTTAGACACGGGAAAGGGGG AAGTTACCAATGGACAAATTCATTCTTCAGTGCTAGAACAAGGAGAACCAGCTTTGACAAATCAGAGAGGTCAGAG ACCAAATGAACTGGGGGAGGAGTCTGCAAATGGAAATCAATTACAGCAGCCACCAAAAGCAAACTCAGCAGAGATATCAGACCATGAAG AGGAAGAAAGTGGCACTGCACAGTTTGAAGATGAGAGCATGTATCAGAACAGAGCAGCAGAG GTTCAGGGTGTTGGTACCTCTCTTAAAGTGACCATCCAGCGCAGTAGTGAGAGTCGAGCCTTCAGCACTAAACCTGATGAGATGACAGCAGGTGCAGGCCATGATggcgagagagagaaaagcaagCACACTGTCAAATTCACCTGCTACATTTGCAAAGTCACCTGTCCTGACCAGCAA GGCTTCCAGGCACACATGATCAGTTTGGATCATCAGCAGCGTATGATAGAAATTCAGAATGCAAGTAATGCCTGCTTGGCCACACTGTCACCCCAAGCCCAGGAGCCTCTGCAAGGCACAAACAG AGGCAGGAGGATGGGTCATCAGCGCTGGTGTCCTACCTGCCAGTGTCATTTTTCCGGAGACCTTATAGAGCACAGACAAACAAAGAAACACAAG CTGGCAAAAGTCTCCTCTAGACCTTTCTGCACTCTGTGTGAACGCTACTTTAGAACTCCTCGCAAGTTTGTGGAGCATATGAAGTCTCCTGAACACAAGCAGAGGGTTGAGGAG CTAAAAGACGAGGGTGACCCAGAGGTTATGGAGGAGCTCATAACAGTAGATGCTATCGGCTGCTTTGAAGGGGAGGATGATTATGAAGAGGACAGAAATGAAGATGATGTTCCAGTGTTTGAGAAG CATCCTGCTCATAGGGAGATTCTTGAAGAGGTGACTGATTATAAGGTGTATGATCCAAACACACAGTATG GTACTAGTTTTGTGGTCCCTGTCGCTGGATTCCTCTGTAAGATATGTCATAAATTCTACCACTTTGAGTCGTCTGCACGGGAAACTCACTGCAGGTCTCTTATGCATTTCCAGAACTTACAG aaGTACAACACCCTGAAGACGCAAAAGAAGCCACCTCATGAGGAGTCTGAGAGTGATGCCTCATGTAGCAGCATCATGGGGAATCCTCGAGACCTGGAGGTCATTGCTAACTGCTCCAATGAGACTGAGATTTCtgtcagcagccaatcagatcTCAACAAATCACATAGCCGCCCCTCGAGAAAACGCTCAAACTCAAGAAAGCTTAAGCCATTTAAAAGGCATCCCAAATCCAAGACTCTATGCTCAAAAACTGCTGCAGCTTCACAGAACCCAACTGTCATCATGCAACACTTAATATGTACTCCAGACTTTGGCTCAATGTCTAGCAAAGAGTCACTCCATCGTAAAAGTAAGAGGCCTGATTCTGGTGTTCAGCTACAGTGCTCAGAATTTGAATCCAGTGAAAAATTAAAAAGCCCCTGTGACACAAACTGTTGTTTAGAAAAGCAAGAAAATGGGAGCACAACACCCACACACAGTTTGTGTTATGCATCACAGCTGAACTCAGAGAAAAATGTTACACAACCAATGAAATTTCCACAAACAATCAGCAAAGACCAAACAAAAAAATACCCCtaa